The genomic stretch CCTCTACCCAATGGTATGTATTGTTTCAGTCTTATTAAAGGATGAAATGGATTGTGTGTTTTGAAAGCACTGTATAATAGAATATATTATATGTCTCTAGTGAAAGAATAAGGGTTTTGTGTAATACATAAATGGACAACAAGCTCTTGCTAGTTGTTGCTCCAACTTTTATTTAACATAAGTGAATGGATAATCTGTGGTTTTCCAAGGTTATCAAGGAGCACATTAAATAAGCACTGATGTGATGCATGAATGATAAGGGGGATTTAGGGActggtttaaatgtgtaaaaCTGTGTATTTTAACATAAATCATGTGTTATTGTTCTGCAAAGAAAAATAGAGTATATGATGTAGATGTGTGCAACATGAAAATGCAATTTGTACTGATTTCTAATTGGTTCAGTTGGCGATACAGACTAATGACAGATAACTGCTACAAACTTCAACACTGTGAATGATCAGGTCAAAAATCTGCTCTCTTTACATGTcttacaatatttaaatttaaaaaattgctGAATAATACAAGACTGTGGTTCCCATCCCATTTTTCCTGCTCGTATGAATAGTAACAGCCATAACATTCATTTacgacagtttttttttttctctctatggAGTTTTATATTCTTTCTGTGAAAGATCTTGTTGCCTAAGTTGTGGCAGttgattttgtttgtcattATGTTCAGTGTTGAGATGTGAAACTACTGTTGTGTGTATATTTTAAGATGCCAAATCTCAATATGTAAATTAAAACCCCACAACATGAATCCAAAAACTTGCTTTCTTGTTTGTCTGAGCAGTACTGAAACAACATACCTTGGTGTTCCTGTAGTTAAGCAGATTGAGTATAGTTTATAGTTTCTCATTAGTACTACTACAATGACACTGAACAGCTTCTTCACCTCTTCAGATTTGGTACGATGAGCTTCATTTTCCCTTTTCACGCAGATACTCGGCTAAAATACATGCAAAACTATtatcaaaaaacattaaattagaGCAGAAAAGTTAACTGAACTTTGGTTGGAATTTTAGCCTACCTAGTTTCTCAACTGCTTCCACACAGATACTTGGATACATGCTCTGCGAGTATGTGGCAACAATCACATACAGTGCAGTTCTCACCAATACCAGGCCATGTCCTTCCTAAACAAAGACCATGAAAAATCAGTCAATGAATTCTGATGTGATGACGTGATGAAAAGGTGATGATGTGGTTATATAAACTTAATCCGCACTGGagccttttcacagactgtgatggaTTTAATGGTCGCATTTAATGGTCATCAGCACAGTAAAtcctgcagtttttttttaaaatatatatattttcatttttgtaaaaatgtatatttattacaCTGTACTTTgtattatattacctttgcatcagattacaaaaaaactagttaacgctgctgtgagggtgtttctaaaACAGCGGCAATGGGAGTGATGGTAAAATCagcatctttctctcttctgactgccgttatcaatctctctattttttaaagttgtgaaaacactattgtggagtttccttttgctatttgagcaaatgggaatacaaatatatatttaaaataaataaaaatatatttattgtagtCGTTCACCACAACTACTTAAATGAAAAGAAtacacatataatatatataaccaaagactatagatttctatatatatccatatctatatatatatatatatatatatatatatatatatatatatatatatatatacacactgccctccaaaactTTGGAAACACCcttggcaaagtgtggttttggacgatatcagcataaatccttatcattttttggtgcaaatacattaaagtaacttgacattatcattgaagaccagcaaaaataattttcattttgattacatgaCATTGCCAAtaatgccaattaagtttagaatacaatgaaccaatcagaagaacccagtttaggtcagatagctgctaatggtggatattttgatgaattgaaaatttaagtttttttctatgtataaactgtttatgtaataaaatatgtttttgtagtttgtgttgtcccttttCAGTgaaaaattatcacaaattaaaaaggattcatgccaatattgtccaaaaccccacttttctagggcgtttccaaacttttggagggcagtgtgtgtgtgtgtgtgtgtgtgtgtgtatatatatatatatatatatatatatatatatatatatatccttaaAGGTACTTTGTTATAACACAACTATAACATACTCTTCTGAaacccggaaatgtgaaaaaggTCACCTTTGGGTTTTTTGTGGGAAAtatattaatcatttttttgCTGCTTCTAGTCCCTCtagtgtttgtgttgtttatgtcaattatctgtaaaaatgtttacattttgagCAGGTTTAATTAAACATGTAGATTActtaggcccggtttcacagacagggcttagattaagccaggttCAGGCCTTAGTTCAGTTAGGATATTTgcgtagcttttataaacgtaccgtagaaaaaaaaaacatcactggtgtgcatcttgagaaaaAACATTATGGCAgtcacatattttaagatatgtcattgcgagttgctttcagttaaaacagctcaaacatgcattttagtctgggactagtttaagccttgtctgtgaaaccgggggatagTGTGTTACTTACACATTTAGCGTATATCGAGTGATTGTCAGCACGCACGCAGGTGTAGAGCTTGTTCTTGAAGTTGAGTCCTCTCTGCCTCGTTACATTCACGTGTTTGAATGAGTCTATAAACATATGTGTTTGCTCTGGACAGACCTGTTTGAAGACATTAGATTGATCCAACTAAATTGACAATTTGTCCTGAACAAAtattataaaacttaaaaataacagGCTTATCTGTTAGAAATGCAGACTTGCAGTAAACTTACTGTAAAATTGAATGCAGCCGTTACCTCGCCTGTTTTAGCCACGAGTATCGCTGCACACTCTACATGTTTCGTGCTAATGAGACAGTCTTCTAATAGCTTTGGAAATGGGTTCAAAGCCATATCTAACAAATAACTTGAAAAATTGCTCAAACTGTTTATGAGATATGTCGCACGCTTAGCGGTTAGGTCGCCGTTAACAACCGCCTGGCGCCTGACTCACTAATGAACAAAGCTCCAAGGTTACCAAGAAACGTTCGAGATctctaattaatattcatgagtgGGCGTTTTGActatgtattttataaactaaaaatattgTACTTGTGAAgttgataaaatatttaatctgtTTTGAACACAATCACCCAGTATACTTTACaacattttcaaattaattttatttgcatCTGAAACCTGATTTTGTTGCATATTTGTGCTCAGAGGCCTTTAGTATAATACAATACTAGCTGTTTTCAAAACGAATACTTGGCTATAATGAAGAACAAAACCTAGCAAAAGAGAGGGAAAGGGAAAAcgggtggggaaaaaaaaacatttgcagaATATTCAACAAACTTTAttacatgtatatttaaaacTCGAACAATTAAACCTAAAAGACAAACTCAGGGACTCAGTCTCTTGAGTAAGCATTCATACTACTCCAACTCAGCAAAAATATACACTATTAAGACCTTATCTGAATGCTTTATGGCAATCCAGATATACTGGGCAGCGTAAAATGTGCAGATAGTCAAAGACGCATAAATTAACATAAATAAAACTCAGTCAAGCACACAAAAATCAACAGTTATTAGACCTTTAACCAATAATCCCTTGTTAGTCACCTCATTTGTACCTTCGTAAATAAAAACTAGTAAGCTCTGCAAAATAAGTTCCTTTCTTGTTACACAGACAAATAAGCTGTTATAAGATTTTAAAGAGGATCAGTTGGCTGGTGCAAATTAAGTCTTTAACGGTGAAGTTAAATGGAAGAATTGGCAGGTAAGGCAGAcagataattaattaaaaacaacaacaccacCTGGTTTAGTGTTCCTCATGAAAATATTCAAGTTCACAAAAAGTTCTTCAACTTCAGATCTAGGCAAATTACGATTATAACAAATATAGCTTTTAATACAGCAATAAAAGACAGTATATTTGAAGCAAAATATAGGTCCTGAGAAATCTCTGCATCCAGTGGTAAAATTATTTatgcaataaaacaaaacaaaacaaaacaaattcccAAATTCTCCTTTTCATTCCCATGTCACTTGATAAAAAAGCTAAACTTGGCAAAGTTGTGAATCATAACTTGTCTTCCCTATCGTCACACATTTGTTAGTATGTTCCACATAAGTTGAGAACACCTTAAGGCAAAGGTCAGTCTTTAAAATCTTGAGTTAGTGGTGAGACGCTGTGCTTGAAGTGCAGTTTTGAAGGATCATCTTCTTTCTTCATCATTTGGGGGCTTTGTGGTCAAACAGCTGCAGGTCAAGCCGAACCCAAACCTCTCCAGTGGGAACTTCGTGAAGCAGCAGCCTCCTGGTGGACGGACCTTTATTTTCAAGCTCTTTCTTAATAGTGGCTACAGGAACTTCAGTGCGACCTAAGAAGTCTATAGAGGGAGAAAGAGAAATAGAACAATGACAGTTTAGGGaatgtataattttatatgTTAACAAATATTAAGAGGGCTCAGTACACGACTAATTAAATGATATAATTTAGAAATAGTCTTATACTCGCTATTTTTATACTGACCATCTGGTGAAAATTGCTCCCGCTCATATATAGTAATGCAGAGGACATCTTGATACAGGTCTTTAATGTGAAACTGACAGTTGAAGTTCCACTTGGGGTTGGAAGTGTCATTGATGGTTCGAGAAGTGAAGCCTTGAGAACCCATTGTCACTTCACAGTATGGATTACTCTttcctgaaaaaacaaaacaaaaaagtattaatattggatggatggatggatggatggatggatggatggatggatggatggatggatggatggatggatggatggatggatggatggatggatggatggatggatggatggatggatggatggatggatggatggatggatggatggatggatggatggatggatggatggatggatggatggatggatggatggatggatggatggatggatggatggatggatggatggatggatggatggatggatggatgggctcACCATTTGGTTTGGAGGATTTTAGCTCCGTTGCCTCCAAAATGGTGACAAGCAGTCGACCGATTCCACTTGCCTTCATGGATCGagctgtaaaaaaataataaaagtatgaGCTTAGGCAACCTGttgtaaatattatttacattttaaagaccaagacatacactaccattcaaaagtttggggtcattaagatttctttaatgtttttgaaagaagtctcttatgctcaccaaggttggatttatttgataaaaaaatacagtaaaaatgataatattgcgaatattcagctttgccttcacaggaataaattatattttatgatataaatcaaatagaaaactatggaagaggattagggccaagcaataataaaaaaaataaaaccatctcgagattaaagttgttaaatttcgagaaaaaaagtcgagataaaatgttgagaataaacttgttaaattacgagaaaaaaactcgttacatttcgagaaaaaagtcgaaataaaatgttgagaataaactcgttaaattacgagaaaaaaacttgttaaatttcgataTAAAAGtccagataaaatgttgagaataaactagttaaattacgaaaataaactcgttaaattacgagaacaaattcgttaaattatgagaaaaatgtcattaaatttcgagaaaaaagtcgagataaaatgttaagaataaactcgttaaattacgagaaaaaaacttgttaaatttcgagaaaaaagtcgagataaaatgttgagaataaactcgttaaattacgagaacaaacattttaacatctcgacattttatctcgacttttttcctcaaaatttaacgacttttttctcgtaatttaatgactttattctcaacattttatctcgacttttttcttgaaatttaacaagttttttctcgtaatttaacgactttattctcaacattttatcccgacttttttcttgaaatttaacgagttttttctcgtaatttaacgactttactctcaacattttatttcgacttttttctcgaaatgtaacgagttttttctcgaaatttaacaactttaatctcgaggtggttttatttttttattattgcttggccctaatcctcttccgtagaaaacagttcttttaaattaaaattgtttcagaaactattttaatttaaaagaactgttttctatttgattatatcttaaaatgtaatttattcctgtgaaggcaaagctgaattttcagaatccATACTTCAGTATtcatcatcaaataatccttcagaaatcattctagtatgctgattttggtgctcaagaaacaattattattataattgatactgaaaacaaatgtgatgcaaaatatttttctggaaaccatgaaacattatttacaagattctttgataaatagaataaaatagaaatttttgtaacattataaatgtctttactgtcacatttgatcagtTTATTGCTAGTATTTGctagtattcatttctttccaaaaaacaCTACTTATACAAAACCTTTGGATGGTTGTGTAAGTGGCAAGTGAGTAGTCATATTTATTGGTctcaaaaaattttttttttacactgatAGGCCTTTTCCCGTTTTTTCTTCTCCATCTCAAGGAATTCTTCTGATGCTGTTTTGATCTTCTGAACCCATGCAGTCCTAGCAGGATATAAGGCAGATGTTAAACATTTTATGGCATAATTAAAGTTATATATAGTTTCCTAGAAGCAGATAAAATAATTTGCATTGAAATTCTGTCAATTACTCTTGCAGTGTACTTTCAGCAGTGAGATAGgcgattgttttttttcccccttctcGTACAGTGTGGCAATAACAACATTCCATGAACGGTTAATGAAACATCCCATGTATGCAGTAAATAGTGGCTTGCTGATAAGCCTGATAAAAAAGAATGACGGCTGAAACTGACCTCTCGTTAATGTTCTCGGTCTTCAGTGTGTACACGCGATCTATGTGGGAAATGTGGAAGATGGGCTCATCACTGGACGGATCTGACGGAAGCTTCACCAGAACTTCATTGAGGAACACAGGCTGggaacacaaacatacacattaAATCAATATCCCAGGGTTTTTTCCCCCAAAGGTTTGACAATAAGAAGACTACTACTCTATAGAGAGGAGTGGAACTCTACCGTCTTATACATCTTGTACTGGGTGTTGGATTTGGGGTTGAAGAGCTTGTCCGTTCCTGAAGAAGTGAACTGCCTGACAGCTTGAGTAAACAGCAGAAAGTCGTTGAACAGAAAGGCGTATAACTCCTTATTGCTCTTGGTCTTAAACACCTTCCCGCTGTGCAGCAATTTACGAGGACCCAGGCAGTTGGTTAGAGAGTTGAAGGTCAGATTCTAGACAAGTGACATAATAGAAAAGTAAGAAATCTACTTGTACCTTCAAAGCGTTATATATGAAAATCTAAGCAAAAGTCTTTCAGCCAATCAGCCTTCGGAATATTTTATACTACCATTTAAAAAtctgggtcagtaagatttttattttttttattaaattatttattcataaaaaatgatataaaatgatTAGAGTGACAGTGacagaaaaaaatcaatttcaaataaatgttcttttgaactttctattcatcaaagaatcgtGAACAAAtgtgtatcacagtttccataaaaatattaagtagcacaactgttttcaacattgttaaTAATGAGAAGTGTtccttaagcagcaaatcagcatattagaatgatttctgaaggatcatgtgacgctgaagacCGGAGTAATAGCTCCTGAAAATTCTTCTTTTgcatcagaggaataaattacattttaaaacacaataaaacattttatattgtagtaatattttacaatattactgtttgcaCTGCACAAATAAAtctagccttggtgagcataagagacttcttcaaaaacataaaaaaaaaaaaaatcctaccgACCCCAAATGTTTGAACGGAAACATAAATCCAGACGTCAGCCTATGATCAATCTTGCAATGCATGTTTTTAACATCAGCTACTTTTTGTACCAGAAAAAGGATGGTATAATGACTAAACGGTGTGCTTTCTGACCTCTGTGATGCCTTCACACTGCACATGGGATTGGATCCACTCCAGCCTTTCGGAGTTCTCCTTCTCCCTTACGCCCTCGTTCACCTGAGAGCACAGCAGCTCTGCCTTCTCCAAAGCCTCTAGCAACTGCACATAGTCCACATGACTCTCTGGAGTATATTCCAAGATCTggacacacaaacacgcacGAGTATTGGTTAACAACACACTAATCGTTTGCTTTAACTATCAATATCTAAGATGAGAgatatagaaaaataaaacaaaatgttattttcacaGTACTCACATTTTTAATATGGAGAGGGTAGCGGGTGATCCTTTGCATAGGTTTGAGTAAAAAGCTGGACAAAGGCATTCCTTTACAACGGTAGTCTGTTGCAAttttctgaaaataaataaatgattttaattaTTACTAAGGCAATTTTTAAACCAAAAAACTCAAATTCTAAATCTAAATCTGGGAagtttttaattgaaaaattcTCATGATATTAATGTGCATTTGTCTTTTTAGCTGTTGCATGTGAAGTATGCGTGGCTACCTTAAGGAAAGTTTTGAAGTCTGGTTCTTGATCGGTTCTCTGTTGTAGCAGCGTGGCACCATTCAGCTGGCAGCTGCAGAAGCGGATATAGGCCTGCATGTGTGACAGCTCAGAGGCCAGGGTGTCCCCGATCATATGAACAGGCATGTTGTCTCCTCCAATCTTTTTCCTTGCCTTCAGGGCCCTGCCAATACACACATCATGCATGATACACTCACTGtacactggagaaaaaaaactatatatatattttcaagtTAGCCTCACATACTTGTGCATCTTGGAGCTGCACTGGATAAGCTCCCTCCAGTTGACAAATATCATGTTCATTTCAGCCTCAGTGAGACGGCCTGATTCAGACATGGGCTTGTGAAAGACCTTTAAAGAGACAACAAGGaagtaaatattttatcatctgtaaaaatatttaaatcaaataTGACACAAAAAGCACTATAGCTTCCACATATAAgtaatttatttgataaaataattcttattaaataatccaaaataattatttaataaaactacttattgtataattattatactatttttttacactattattaattattatacttTATTATTGCAATACTTGGGAATTTTGTACTCATACTAAGTCATACTAAAAGGACCATGAACTGCAAAAAAagggaataaataaaatcattacaataaataaataaaaaatatagacTTTCCTTATATAATATACTATACAATCAaaagttataataaaataatgtaaaaatatatttgtcaaaTATACCTTTGCATCATTTTGGTTTACTCTTTTTGAAATCGTGGCACCACTAAAACTGTTTGCATCTTTGTGGTAAATTGCttgctttttttacatttctaagttgctttggataaaatgtGAATGTAAAACAGGTGTGTACCTCTAGAACCAGCTGTAGGTCTTCCATGTATTTCTCCTCAGTTTGAATGAGCTCATGGATGTAATCTTGTCGTTTCTTTTCCTGCGGGCTCATTGAATCCAAAGTGGTCTGGTCAGCACACCCTACAAGAAAACCGTACAGGTGAACTCACCCAGGCACTTGAAGCCCATAAACttaacaaaacacacacaaattgaTGGCTCCATGAGATCCTTCAACAGTCTTACTCCAAACACACTCAAAACCAAGCAGAATAATGTCAGTCGCAGTGTGTTGATGACACTCCAAACTGCTTCTGCGTGAATCCTTACCTGCTGATGGTCTGTCCGTTTGACCATCCACGGAGTCTTCATCATCCACATCCCATAGCCGCAAAAATAGCAGTTTACCCCCTGAATGATCACTCATTTTCTTGAGCTGTGCTTTGTAAGCCTGCTCATTTACTTTGATGAACACTGCAAGCATGCAGGATTATTCATTCTGTTTTCACCCATAATACAACAGCAGGACAACCATAACTAGATGGCAGTGCAGATTAGCTGGATTAATTCTGTCAGGAAGTCCCCATGGAGGTGGTTTCAAATGAGATAATATAGTCGTTTTCTTTTATCTTTACTTACACTTTAATTTGTtgatcatttattaaatttGGTATTAAACACAAGCTGGaatttcttccctattgtgacacatttctgagtgaaatggcttctcaaaccagaaaaaaaataaaaataaaaaaaaaataataaaataattaaggCGGGACTTGTTCATAGATTGGATCGTTGGATgcttgtggtttgctattgctgtgatctcatgtgagtgacaggttgtcccgccctcacatCCACAGAGAAGAGATATCGTTGCAAGaggttattttgattaaagattatggagggcacattcatttaaaaaaaaaaaatgatgtgcatggataaatcatttataataaatactgcaatattccataaataataagaactgtcaattttgatttcatggtgacttaaactttactattttaaaatgtatttttataataataggATAAATACATTTCTATATTTTACTTTAGATGATAAAAGATGGAATAATTATGagctaggtttttttttttcctaaatgTGTATctggaaatatgtttttttgtttgttgttgttgttgttacatTGGCACTGAACTCTTatattacaaaaattaaaagGGACGACGTTTGTTTTTTCAAAAGACTTTAATGTCTAGATTTCCTCAAATCATATAAGTACAATGTTCAAAGTATTTgagatatttaaatgattattaacAACAtccagtaaaatattaaagcaaacATTCGTCCACAATTTCACAACTACTAGCATAGCTTCTCGTATAATATTAACAAATCTGTTTATACAGAAGCGATTCATGCACAAACATGGCATAAAACGCAGTAAATATGTAACAATACCACCTAAGGCGAAAGCATTGAGCTTAAAATAGCAGCAGAATAACTATACCTCTAAATACACCACAGACAGCAATACAAATTGTCTTTCATTTTTACATTGATTTCAAACAAactgaatacaaataaaattgaatcAAGAGTGTAAACCATCTACAGATTCAAGGTGAAACTGCCTCAAAAAAAAGTGACCGGTGTTTgttctttaaaatatcaaagTGCCTTGAATAGCCAGAGACCAATAATACTAAGTTTAAAGCTGCATTATAACCAGCAAAGTGTATCATTAGTGCGATTGCAATACAGAGGCAGTTTCACACCTTGTAACATCCCTCACAAATGTAGCAT from Megalobrama amblycephala isolate DHTTF-2021 linkage group LG5, ASM1881202v1, whole genome shotgun sequence encodes the following:
- the pfn4 gene encoding profilin-4; translation: MALNPFPKLLEDCLISTKHVECAAILVAKTGEVTAAFNFTVCPEQTHMFIDSFKHVNVTRQRGLNFKNKLYTCVRADNHSIYAKCEGHGLVLVRTALYVIVATYSQSMYPSICVEAVEKLAEYLREKGK